The following are encoded in a window of Novosphingobium sp. ZN18A2 genomic DNA:
- the nhaA gene encoding Na+/H+ antiporter NhaA, with protein sequence MQARSNTSRNPLTTLLDSEAAPGIVLMIAAAAAMIMANSGLAETYHNIFHHRLGWTPIPKLDTWHLWINDGLMAVFFFVVGLEIKREIVDGELSDAEKRRLPVIAAAAGMAIPALIFIFVARGDPLLHRGWAIPAATDIAFAMGVLAIVGGRLPPSIRLFLLTVAIVDDLGAVAVIALFYTSGIKAMWLAISLVILGAMIALNYFRLRSVWPYVALSVVLWFAVLHSGIHATVAGVMAAFTVPMALDSSRHSPLLRLEHALVKPNGFLIVPLFGFANAGVAIGGDSMHLLATLPVAIALGLFLGKQIGIFASIWIADRLRIAPRPEGASWVQIWGMSLLCGIGFTMSLFITALAFPLHQLLVEEAKIGVLGGSVVSALLGWAVLRFAPGAATPDATPSDKSP encoded by the coding sequence ATGCAGGCCAGATCGAACACTTCCCGAAATCCATTGACCACCCTGCTGGACAGCGAGGCGGCTCCCGGCATCGTTCTGATGATCGCCGCGGCGGCTGCCATGATAATGGCCAATTCGGGCCTGGCGGAAACCTATCACAACATCTTCCACCACCGGCTGGGATGGACCCCGATCCCCAAGCTGGACACCTGGCACCTGTGGATCAACGACGGCCTGATGGCGGTGTTCTTCTTCGTCGTCGGGCTGGAGATCAAGCGCGAGATCGTGGACGGCGAGTTGAGCGATGCGGAAAAGCGCCGCCTGCCCGTGATCGCCGCGGCCGCAGGCATGGCGATCCCGGCGCTGATCTTCATTTTCGTCGCGCGCGGCGACCCTTTGCTGCACCGGGGCTGGGCCATTCCGGCGGCCACCGACATCGCATTCGCGATGGGCGTCCTCGCCATCGTCGGCGGACGATTGCCCCCTTCGATCCGGCTGTTCCTGCTGACTGTGGCCATCGTTGACGATCTGGGCGCGGTGGCGGTGATCGCGCTGTTCTATACCTCTGGCATAAAGGCCATGTGGCTGGCGATTTCGCTCGTGATCCTTGGGGCGATGATCGCGCTCAACTATTTCCGGCTGCGTTCGGTCTGGCCCTATGTCGCGCTGTCCGTGGTGCTGTGGTTCGCGGTGCTCCATTCGGGCATCCACGCAACGGTGGCGGGCGTGATGGCTGCGTTCACCGTGCCGATGGCGCTCGATTCGTCGCGGCACAGTCCGCTGCTGCGACTTGAACATGCGCTGGTGAAGCCCAACGGGTTCCTGATCGTTCCGCTGTTCGGCTTCGCCAATGCGGGCGTCGCCATCGGGGGCGATTCGATGCACTTGCTGGCAACGCTTCCTGTGGCGATTGCGCTGGGCCTGTTCCTGGGCAAGCAGATCGGCATTTTCGCCAGCATCTGGATCGCGGACAGGCTGCGCATCGCCCCGCGTCCCGAAGGCGCAAGCTGGGTGCAGATCTGGGGTATGTCGCTGCTGTGCGGCATCGGCTTCACGATGAGCCTGTTCATCACCGCGCTGGCCTTTCCGCTGCACCAGTTGCTGGTAGAGGAAGCGAAGATTGGCGTGCTGGGCGGCTCCGTCGTCTCCGCGCTGCTCGGCTGGGCGGTGCTGCGCTTCGCACCGGGCGCGGCCACGCCGGACGCGACCCCGTCAGACAAATCGCCTTAA
- the gspF gene encoding type II secretion system inner membrane protein GspF, translating into MARFAYLAIDPKGNERRGAIEAEDERAAHAKLAGRQWHVVRVGPDAASSARRAATSTSGLALFAPKLSPKQLALFTRQLASLMAVSPLEETLRTISRQTEKPKAREILSNVHAGIVEGLPLAEAMRREEPSFPPVYRAMIAAGENSGSLPDIANRLADLLEKQAQVRGKIIAALAYPIVLSLVAVAVVTGLMVKVVPKVVEQFDNASRQLPFLTRAVIGISQVLGAWWWAILLVLALGVLGFLRALRDPAFKLRFDTLVLRLPFIGRLIRDMHAAGLARTLATMIEARLPLVDGLKLASRTVSNSVQRNALQAITERVRAGGSLSTALREAGTFPPLLVYLAASGEAAGQLGTMLERAADYLEREFESFTSAAMALLEPAIIIVMGTVVALIILAILLPILQLQDLTGL; encoded by the coding sequence ATGGCCCGCTTTGCCTATCTTGCGATTGATCCCAAGGGCAACGAACGCCGCGGCGCGATCGAGGCCGAGGACGAGCGCGCGGCCCACGCGAAGCTGGCGGGCCGCCAGTGGCACGTGGTGCGCGTGGGGCCGGACGCGGCCTCTTCCGCAAGGCGCGCGGCAACATCGACCAGTGGCCTTGCCCTGTTCGCACCGAAACTTTCGCCCAAGCAACTGGCGCTGTTCACGCGCCAGCTCGCCTCGCTGATGGCGGTCAGCCCGCTGGAAGAAACGCTTCGCACGATCTCTCGCCAGACGGAAAAGCCCAAGGCGCGCGAGATCCTGTCCAACGTCCACGCGGGTATTGTCGAGGGGCTGCCGTTGGCCGAGGCGATGCGGCGCGAGGAGCCGAGCTTTCCGCCGGTCTATCGCGCGATGATCGCGGCGGGCGAGAATTCGGGCAGCCTGCCCGATATCGCCAACCGGCTGGCCGACCTGCTGGAAAAGCAGGCACAGGTGCGCGGCAAGATCATCGCCGCGCTGGCCTATCCGATCGTGCTCAGCCTTGTGGCGGTGGCGGTGGTGACGGGGCTGATGGTGAAGGTCGTGCCCAAGGTTGTGGAACAGTTCGACAACGCCAGCCGCCAGTTGCCCTTCCTGACACGCGCGGTGATCGGCATCTCGCAGGTTCTTGGCGCCTGGTGGTGGGCGATCCTGCTGGTGCTGGCGCTGGGCGTACTCGGCTTCCTGCGCGCCTTGCGCGATCCCGCCTTCAAGCTGCGCTTCGATACGCTGGTGTTGCGCCTGCCGTTCATTGGTCGCCTGATCCGCGACATGCACGCCGCCGGCCTTGCCCGCACTTTGGCGACAATGATCGAGGCGCGGCTGCCGCTGGTCGACGGGCTGAAACTTGCCAGCCGCACGGTTTCCAATTCGGTTCAGCGTAACGCGCTTCAGGCGATCACCGAAAGGGTGCGCGCGGGCGGATCGCTGTCCACCGCCTTGCGCGAAGCGGGTACGTTCCCGCCGCTGCTGGTCTATCTTGCCGCCAGCGGCGAGGCGGCGGGCCAGCTGGGCACCATGCTGGAACGCGCGGCGGACTATCTGGAGCGCGAATTCGAAAGTTTCACCAGCGCGGCTATGGCGCTGCTGGAACCTGCCATCATTATCGTCATGGGCACGGTGGTCGCGCTGATCATCCTCGCTATCCTGCTGCCCATCCTGCAACTGCAAGACCTGACCGGACTTTGA
- the gspN gene encoding type II secretion system protein N, producing the protein MIFERWIFLRDRRLPRRAIVVLAVLFVLFLIALFPLRLALAWVGSGKHGITAQAVHGSIWSGQIGQLNAGPLPLGTVDAGLNPLPLLVGRPEVWVRRPDGAAAPFSAIASGNGANIALRHVNGTVPLGGLAGALPVDSLGFGEFAMKLRDGKCQSAQGTVTLKVAPVSALLPGDIAMSGNARCDDGDLFVPMQGPTGMEKLMLRVKGSGKWTADLVLTGLPVEVSGPLLDMGFSARPGGGIGVKAGGTL; encoded by the coding sequence ATGATATTCGAACGCTGGATTTTCCTGCGCGACCGCAGGCTGCCGCGCCGCGCCATCGTTGTGCTGGCCGTGTTGTTCGTGCTGTTCCTGATCGCGCTGTTTCCACTGCGGCTGGCACTGGCCTGGGTGGGCAGCGGCAAGCACGGGATCACCGCGCAGGCCGTGCACGGGTCTATCTGGTCGGGCCAGATCGGCCAGCTCAACGCCGGACCCTTGCCGCTGGGCACGGTCGATGCCGGATTGAACCCGCTTCCCCTGCTTGTGGGCAGGCCAGAGGTCTGGGTCAGGCGGCCCGATGGAGCGGCCGCGCCGTTCAGTGCGATCGCTTCCGGCAATGGCGCCAACATTGCGCTCCGTCACGTGAACGGCACCGTACCGCTTGGCGGGCTGGCCGGCGCCCTGCCGGTCGATTCGCTCGGCTTCGGCGAATTCGCGATGAAACTTCGCGACGGCAAGTGCCAGTCCGCGCAAGGCACGGTGACGCTGAAGGTCGCGCCGGTCAGCGCGCTCTTGCCCGGCGACATCGCGATGTCCGGCAATGCGCGGTGCGATGACGGCGACCTGTTCGTGCCCATGCAGGGGCCGACCGGGATGGAAAAGCTGATGCTGCGCGTAAAAGGCAGCGGCAAGTGGACCGCCGATCTTGTGCTGACCGGATTGCCGGTCGAAGTCAGCGGCCCATTGCTCGACATGGGGTTTTCCGCCCGCCCCGGCGGCGGGATCGGCGTGAAGGCGGGCGGAACGCTGTAG
- the gspG gene encoding type II secretion system major pseudopilin GspG → MEPQRKLPAPNGFSLVELMVVIFIIGLLATVVLINVLPSQDKAMVVKARGDIATLDQAMEMYRLDNATYPTQAQGLAALENPPADLGQPGSYKSGGYIKDLPSDPWGRPYQYKVPGPDGKPFEILSLGADGQPGGEGLNADITSAQKK, encoded by the coding sequence ATGGAACCCCAACGCAAGCTTCCTGCCCCCAACGGCTTCAGCCTTGTCGAACTGATGGTGGTGATCTTCATCATCGGCCTTCTGGCAACCGTGGTGCTGATCAACGTGCTGCCCAGCCAGGACAAGGCGATGGTGGTAAAGGCACGCGGTGATATCGCCACGCTGGACCAGGCGATGGAGATGTACCGCCTGGATAACGCGACCTATCCCACGCAGGCGCAGGGCCTTGCCGCGCTTGAAAATCCGCCGGCGGACCTGGGCCAGCCCGGCAGCTACAAATCGGGCGGCTATATCAAGGACCTGCCCAGCGATCCCTGGGGACGGCCATACCAGTACAAGGTGCCCGGCCCCGACGGGAAACCGTTCGAAATCCTCTCGCTCGGCGCGGACGGGCAGCCCGGCGGTGAGGGGCTGAACGCCGACATCACCTCTGCACAGAAGAAATAG
- a CDS encoding glycosyl transferase family protein, translating into MDAQIARAVMEGLVLVQHELLLFAAFWLALGTLDEMLVDVAWLGLALRGRAGARPLTRPPDAPLGGIAAVFVPAWQEANVVGAMLSHCLESWPQAELRIYAGCYRNDTPTLCAMMEAAGDPRLRIVVHDVDGPTTKADCLNRLYEALCDDEARAGFRARSIVLHDAEDLVHPAALSELDAALDQADFVQLPVMPEQQADSRWVAGHYADEFAEAHGKTMVVRDWLGVGLPSAGVGCAFSRDAIARIARRRGTPHPFAPDSLTEDYECGLLVAEDGGKGRFLRIRDAAGALVATREFFPATLDAAVRQKTRWLHGIAFQGWDRLGWHRRPAEVWMRMRDRRGPLTAVVLVAAYLLIVIWPFAMVAERSGMIAALPYSRALEWLLVFNLAGFFWRAIMRFAFTAHVHGWVEGVRSVLRIHVSNVIAIIVGRRALLAYLRTLRGTGIRWDKTVHRRHPAAVRFSG; encoded by the coding sequence TTGGACGCGCAAATCGCCCGTGCGGTGATGGAAGGGCTGGTGCTGGTTCAGCACGAGTTGCTTCTGTTCGCGGCCTTCTGGCTGGCGCTGGGCACGTTGGACGAAATGTTGGTGGACGTGGCCTGGCTGGGGCTGGCGCTGCGCGGCAGGGCCGGGGCGCGTCCGCTGACCCGCCCGCCCGATGCGCCGCTGGGCGGCATCGCGGCGGTCTTCGTCCCCGCATGGCAGGAGGCGAATGTTGTCGGCGCGATGCTTTCGCATTGCCTGGAAAGCTGGCCGCAGGCCGAATTGCGGATCTATGCCGGCTGTTATCGCAACGATACGCCCACGCTTTGCGCGATGATGGAAGCGGCGGGCGATCCGCGTCTTCGCATCGTGGTTCACGATGTGGACGGTCCCACGACCAAGGCCGATTGCCTGAACCGCCTTTACGAAGCGCTTTGCGATGACGAGGCGCGCGCGGGCTTTCGCGCGCGATCCATCGTCCTCCACGATGCAGAGGATCTGGTCCATCCCGCCGCGCTTTCGGAACTCGATGCCGCGCTGGACCAGGCCGACTTCGTGCAATTGCCGGTGATGCCCGAACAGCAGGCGGATTCGCGCTGGGTGGCGGGGCATTATGCAGACGAGTTCGCCGAAGCCCACGGCAAGACGATGGTGGTGCGGGACTGGCTCGGCGTCGGCCTGCCCTCGGCCGGGGTGGGTTGCGCCTTTTCGCGCGACGCGATTGCGCGCATCGCAAGGCGTCGCGGCACGCCGCATCCCTTCGCACCCGATTCGCTGACAGAGGATTACGAATGCGGGTTGCTGGTCGCCGAAGACGGCGGGAAGGGCCGGTTCCTGCGCATTCGCGACGCGGCGGGCGCACTTGTCGCCACGCGTGAATTCTTTCCGGCCACGCTTGATGCGGCGGTTCGCCAGAAAACCCGCTGGCTGCACGGAATCGCCTTCCAGGGGTGGGACCGGCTCGGCTGGCATCGCCGGCCGGCGGAAGTGTGGATGCGCATGCGCGACCGGCGCGGACCGCTGACCGCGGTGGTGCTGGTTGCCGCCTATCTGCTGATCGTGATCTGGCCCTTCGCGATGGTGGCCGAACGGTCCGGCATGATCGCCGCGCTGCCATATTCGCGCGCGCTCGAATGGCTGCTGGTGTTCAACCTTGCCGGGTTCTTCTGGCGCGCGATCATGCGCTTCGCTTTCACCGCGCATGTCCATGGCTGGGTCGAAGGGGTCCGCTCCGTCCTGCGCATCCACGTGTCCAACGTGATCGCGATCATCGTGGGTCGGCGCGCGCTGCTCGCCTATCTGCGGACACTCAGGGGCACGGGCATTCGCTGGGACAAGACCGTGCATCGACGCCACCCCGCAGCGGTCCGGTTTTCGGGATGA
- the gspE gene encoding type II secretion system ATPase GspE has protein sequence MQIRRGNADNETEAATAGGTTPADVSVSDDVALADAVSVASPAAAPALDLPYAFARDRGVLLGQGNAGQAGGAAHLVLREGADPSVLLELRRALGRPLEIERVDSAAFEKRLAEHYSVDGAAAAVAGDMGIAGDTIDPLALGLPSAEDLLDSADDAPAIRLINGLIAEAVRQGVSDIHIEPYEQALVVRMRVDGVLAEKLRMPPHVAPVLVSRIKVMARLDIAERRVPQDGRISLSLGGKLIDVRVSTLPGRAGERVVMRLLDKENAGLDLAHLGLDDRAAEILNGALAEPNGIVLVTGPTGSGKTTTLYAGLRQLNDGARNILTVEDPVEYAVEGVGQTQVNAKVGLTFAAGLRAILRQDPDVVMVGEIRDRETADIAVQASLTGHLVLSTVHTNDSAGAITRMRDMGVEPFLLASTLRAVIAQRLVRRLCPHCREPHEIEPAVAGALGIEPGATVYAANGCPACNQTGFTGRIGVYEALRVDDTIRRLIHENADETAIARHAYAKSPTLARAARRLVLEGVTTAEEALRITRREDRSDG, from the coding sequence ATGCAGATCCGCCGGGGAAACGCTGACAACGAAACGGAGGCCGCAACGGCGGGCGGAACCACGCCCGCCGACGTTTCCGTGTCGGACGATGTCGCGCTGGCCGATGCGGTCAGCGTCGCGTCGCCCGCGGCTGCTCCCGCGCTTGACCTTCCCTATGCGTTCGCGCGCGATCGCGGGGTGCTGCTGGGGCAGGGCAACGCCGGACAGGCAGGCGGTGCCGCACATCTGGTGCTGCGCGAAGGGGCCGACCCGTCGGTTCTGCTGGAACTGCGCCGCGCGCTGGGCCGGCCGCTGGAGATCGAGCGCGTCGATTCGGCCGCTTTCGAAAAGCGCCTTGCCGAACACTATTCGGTCGATGGCGCGGCGGCGGCGGTCGCGGGCGACATGGGCATAGCGGGCGACACCATCGATCCGCTCGCGCTGGGGCTTCCCTCCGCCGAAGACTTGCTCGATTCGGCGGACGACGCGCCCGCGATCCGCCTCATCAACGGCCTTATCGCCGAAGCCGTGCGGCAGGGCGTATCCGACATTCACATAGAGCCATACGAACAGGCGCTGGTCGTGCGGATGCGCGTGGACGGGGTGCTGGCCGAAAAGCTGCGAATGCCGCCGCACGTCGCCCCGGTGCTGGTAAGCCGCATCAAGGTGATGGCGCGGCTCGACATTGCGGAGCGCCGCGTGCCGCAGGACGGGCGCATTTCGCTCAGCCTTGGGGGAAAGCTGATCGACGTGCGCGTTTCCACGCTGCCCGGCCGAGCGGGCGAGCGCGTGGTGATGCGCCTTCTGGACAAGGAGAACGCGGGGCTGGACCTCGCGCACCTGGGGCTGGACGACCGGGCGGCGGAAATCCTGAACGGCGCGCTGGCGGAACCCAACGGGATCGTGCTTGTCACCGGGCCGACGGGGTCGGGCAAGACGACCACGCTCTATGCCGGGCTGCGCCAGTTGAACGACGGCGCGCGCAATATCCTGACGGTGGAAGACCCGGTCGAATACGCGGTGGAAGGCGTTGGGCAGACGCAGGTCAACGCCAAGGTGGGGCTGACCTTCGCGGCGGGCCTGCGCGCGATCCTGCGGCAAGACCCGGACGTGGTGATGGTCGGCGAAATCCGCGACCGCGAGACGGCCGACATCGCGGTTCAGGCGTCGCTGACCGGGCACCTTGTGCTTTCCACCGTCCACACCAACGATTCGGCGGGCGCGATCACGCGGATGCGCGATATGGGGGTGGAGCCGTTCCTGCTCGCCTCCACTTTGCGCGCGGTGATCGCCCAGCGGCTGGTGCGCCGCCTGTGCCCGCATTGCCGCGAACCGCATGAAATCGAACCGGCGGTGGCCGGCGCGCTGGGTATCGAGCCGGGTGCGACCGTCTATGCCGCGAATGGCTGCCCGGCCTGCAACCAGACGGGCTTCACCGGCCGGATCGGCGTTTACGAAGCCCTGCGCGTGGACGACACGATCCGCAGGCTGATCCATGAAAACGCGGATGAAACCGCCATCGCCAGGCACGCGTACGCAAAGTCTCCCACGCTCGCCAGGGCCGCGCGGCGGCTGGTGCTGGAAGGCGTGACAACGGCGGAAGAGGCGCTGCGCATCACCCGGCGCGAGGATCGCAGCGATGGTTAG
- a CDS encoding DNA starvation/stationary phase protection protein, with product MPGDNATKALNDSMNGLLADYFTLYVKTKNFHWHVKGPQFRSLHLLFDEQAGQLFALTDTIAERVRKNGGQTLTSIGGIGAKSRIADDDRTGLDATEMVRTLRDDNAKLVDAIREVKAAATEAGDNATEGLADDWTDEAQERVWFLTEILQ from the coding sequence ATGCCCGGCGACAATGCCACCAAAGCCCTGAACGACAGCATGAACGGCCTGCTGGCCGATTATTTCACGCTCTACGTCAAGACCAAGAACTTCCACTGGCACGTAAAGGGGCCGCAGTTCCGCAGCCTGCACCTGCTGTTCGACGAACAGGCCGGGCAGCTTTTCGCCCTGACCGACACCATAGCCGAACGCGTGCGCAAGAACGGCGGCCAGACGCTTACGTCGATTGGCGGCATCGGCGCCAAAAGCCGCATCGCGGACGACGATCGCACGGGGCTGGATGCCACGGAGATGGTCCGTACGCTGCGTGACGACAACGCGAAGCTGGTCGATGCCATTCGCGAAGTGAAGGCCGCGGCAACCGAAGCCGGTGACAACGCGACCGAGGGGCTTGCCGACGACTGGACCGACGAGGCGCAGGAACGCGTCTGGTTCCTGACCGAGATCCTTCAGTAA
- the gspL gene encoding type II secretion system protein GspL, whose amino-acid sequence MTGETANDTSDGLIVQLPPAPGAEGRWWRVGARGIEGEGTLDPGGTAPWGDLGEGARITAIVPAALAPVADKPLPEMPLPQALAAERLERAGEAAVPGERHVAVAAHEGRLLSCAVSPSDMDTWLAECAARGIEPASLVPAALALPRPVTGLVGGTLGAEPLARTTTAAFAGEPALVEALAGDGEVRDITDDAVLQGMLVVHGEAPLDLRQGRYAPRRVSFFRLPDWGRLARMAALAALLALVLMLAWIIKWNVDSSAQEADALAAAQKHFPAATDLDSAERLASAEVAKRGLGASGFSAPAAALLAAMRAIPGVSLRDLGFSADGTLRFTAAAPRAEDINALLLSLQEDGWKVTVPPALAPDPTGATVAAITLRAQ is encoded by the coding sequence ATGACCGGCGAAACCGCCAACGACACGTCCGACGGCCTGATCGTCCAGCTTCCGCCCGCGCCCGGCGCGGAGGGGCGCTGGTGGCGCGTCGGCGCGCGCGGGATCGAAGGCGAAGGCACGCTCGACCCCGGTGGCACGGCGCCGTGGGGCGATCTGGGCGAGGGCGCGCGCATCACCGCGATCGTGCCCGCCGCGCTGGCCCCGGTGGCCGACAAGCCGCTGCCCGAAATGCCGCTGCCACAGGCGCTGGCGGCAGAGCGGCTGGAGCGTGCGGGCGAAGCTGCCGTGCCGGGCGAGCGCCACGTTGCCGTCGCCGCGCACGAGGGGCGGCTGCTGTCCTGCGCGGTTTCGCCGTCAGACATGGATACATGGCTGGCCGAATGCGCGGCGCGCGGGATCGAACCGGCTTCGCTTGTGCCCGCCGCGCTTGCCCTGCCACGTCCGGTGACGGGCCTTGTCGGCGGCACGCTGGGCGCGGAACCGCTGGCCCGCACGACCACCGCCGCCTTCGCGGGAGAGCCTGCGCTGGTCGAGGCGCTGGCAGGCGACGGCGAGGTTCGCGACATCACCGACGATGCCGTGTTGCAGGGTATGCTGGTGGTTCATGGCGAAGCGCCGCTGGACTTGCGACAGGGGCGCTATGCACCCCGGCGCGTTTCTTTCTTCCGCTTGCCGGACTGGGGACGGCTGGCGCGCATGGCTGCACTGGCCGCGCTTCTGGCGCTGGTGCTGATGCTGGCGTGGATCATCAAGTGGAACGTCGATTCAAGCGCGCAGGAGGCCGACGCCCTGGCCGCCGCGCAAAAGCACTTTCCCGCCGCGACCGACCTCGACAGCGCAGAGCGGCTGGCCAGCGCGGAAGTGGCGAAGCGCGGTCTTGGCGCATCGGGCTTTTCCGCACCTGCCGCCGCGCTGCTGGCCGCGATGCGGGCCATTCCGGGTGTCAGCTTGCGCGACCTGGGCTTTTCGGCCGACGGCACACTGCGCTTCACCGCCGCCGCACCGCGCGCGGAAGATATCAACGCCTTGTTGCTGTCGCTTCAGGAAGACGGCTGGAAAGTCACCGTGCCGCCCGCGCTGGCACCCGATCCCACCGGCGCGACGGTTGCCGCCATAACGCTGAGGGCGCAATGA
- the gspM gene encoding type II secretion system protein GspM, translating into MIARLSAWYLGLTLRERVLVSVAGALAALVLLVYGIVMPVGRALDAAALRHRDAVMRSARLMAMLDRLDAPARGRVAASGPVDQLVAASAQEAGFVLQSNQAQGADTTIVSIPGARASDVLGWLDRLSAQGLSIEALTVTPAADGTVSVNATLRRAG; encoded by the coding sequence ATGATCGCACGGCTTTCCGCCTGGTATCTGGGGCTGACCCTGCGCGAGCGCGTGCTGGTGAGCGTGGCGGGCGCGCTCGCCGCGCTGGTCCTGCTGGTCTATGGAATCGTGATGCCCGTTGGCCGCGCGCTTGACGCCGCCGCGCTGCGCCATCGTGACGCGGTGATGCGCAGCGCGCGCCTTATGGCGATGCTGGACCGGCTGGATGCGCCCGCGCGTGGGCGCGTGGCCGCTTCGGGGCCAGTGGACCAGTTGGTTGCCGCCTCCGCGCAAGAGGCGGGCTTTGTCCTCCAGTCGAACCAGGCGCAGGGCGCGGACACGACGATCGTCTCGATCCCCGGCGCGCGCGCTTCCGATGTGCTCGGCTGGCTGGACCGGCTGTCCGCGCAGGGGCTTTCGATAGAGGCGCTGACGGTTACCCCGGCAGCCGACGGAACGGTTTCCGTCAATGCGACGTTGAGGCGGGCAGGATGA